From a region of the Triticum aestivum cultivar Chinese Spring chromosome 7D, IWGSC CS RefSeq v2.1, whole genome shotgun sequence genome:
- the LOC123165315 gene encoding SKP1-like protein 1, giving the protein MAAAGDAGEKKMVTLKSSDGEEFEVEEAVAMESQTIRHMIEDDCADNGIPLPNVTSKILSKVIEYCNKHVQAKPADAAAAAPDAAAPPAEDLKNWDAEFVKVDQATLFDLILAANFLNIKGLLDLTCQTVADMIKGKTPEEIRKTFNIKNDFTPEEEEEIRRENQWAFE; this is encoded by the exons ATGGCGGCCGCGGGAGACGCCGGCGAGAAGAAGATGGTGACGCTCAAGAGCTCGGACGGGGAGGAGTTcgaggtggaggaggcggtcgCCATGGAGTCGCAGACCATCCGGCACATGATCGAGGACGACTGCGCCGACAATGGCATCCCGCTCCCCAACGTCACCTCCAAGATCCTCTCCAAGGTCATCGAGTACTGCAACAAGCACGTCCAGGCCAagcccgccgacgccgccgccgccgcgcccgacgcgGCGGCGCCCCCCGCCGAGGACCTCAAGAACTGGGACGCCGAGTTCGTCAAGGTCGACCAGGCCACCCTCTTCGACCTCATCCTG GCCGCAAACTTCCTCAACATCAAGGGGCTGCTGGACCTGACCTGCCAGACTGTTGCGGACATGATCAAGGGCAAGACCCCGGAGGAGATCcgcaagaccttcaacatcaagaaCGACTTCacgcccgaggaggaggaggagatccgCAGGGAGAACCAGTGGGCCTTTGAGTAG